In Pseudonocardia sp. C8, one genomic interval encodes:
- a CDS encoding flavin reductase family protein, with protein sequence MTGDLSPLQEAFRTVMAGVCTPVSVVTTVELFGRPHGSTVSAFTSLSMSPPMVLVSLDSASTLLGMVEATGTFGINVLAAGQSDVALRFATKGPGRFTGVSWTRAHGAARLDGIASWLACSVADIVEGGDHRILLGDVVSAAASDLEPLTYHARTFGTHQRHGVAS encoded by the coding sequence ATGACCGGTGATCTTTCGCCCCTCCAGGAGGCGTTCCGGACCGTGATGGCCGGCGTGTGCACGCCCGTCTCGGTCGTGACGACGGTCGAGCTCTTCGGCCGACCCCACGGTTCCACCGTCAGCGCGTTCACGTCCCTGTCGATGTCACCTCCGATGGTGCTGGTCTCGCTCGACTCGGCGTCGACCCTGCTCGGAATGGTGGAGGCCACCGGTACGTTCGGCATCAACGTCCTGGCGGCCGGCCAGTCCGACGTCGCGCTGCGATTCGCGACCAAGGGCCCGGGGCGGTTCACCGGCGTGTCGTGGACGCGAGCGCACGGCGCGGCGCGGCTGGACGGGATCGCCTCGTGGCTGGCGTGCTCGGTCGCCGACATCGTCGAGGGCGGCGACCACCGCATCCTGCTGGGCGACGTCGTCTCGGCGGCGGCCTCGGACCTCGAGCCGCTGACGTACCACGCCCGCACGTTCGGAACCCACCAACGGCACGGGGTGGCGTCGTGA
- a CDS encoding NIPSNAP family protein, with protein MDTDRVFELRRYDAVPGKIDALLDRFRNHAAPLFEKHGMANIGFWVELDEDGKRTETLVYLVAHASREAAQESWASFWDDPEWVAVRTNGEQVTARATSAFLDPAEFSGLR; from the coding sequence ATGGACACCGACCGCGTTTTCGAACTCCGCAGGTACGACGCCGTCCCCGGCAAGATCGACGCCCTCCTGGACCGGTTCCGCAACCACGCGGCCCCCCTCTTCGAGAAGCACGGGATGGCCAACATCGGCTTCTGGGTGGAACTGGACGAGGACGGCAAGCGCACCGAGACGCTCGTCTACCTCGTGGCGCATGCGAGCCGCGAGGCAGCTCAGGAATCCTGGGCGTCGTTCTGGGACGACCCCGAGTGGGTCGCCGTGCGGACCAACGGCGAGCAGGTCACGGCGAGGGCGACGTCGGCCTTCCTCGACCCGGCCGAGTTCTCCGGCCTGCGCTGA